A window of the Hevea brasiliensis isolate MT/VB/25A 57/8 chromosome 6, ASM3005281v1, whole genome shotgun sequence genome harbors these coding sequences:
- the LOC110672180 gene encoding 60S ribosomal protein L2, mitochondrial, whose translation MALWRARAASSPLLKRLLQPASFPSINNAFCSFSTDVAHTSLRDKMTKQMVHLDINLQVGTCMPLASMRIGTLIHNIEMNPGQGGKLVRAAGTCAKILKEPTSKYCLLKLPSGAEKLIDSRCRATIGRVSNPSHNTRTLKKAGQSRWLGRRPVVRGVAMNPVDHPHGGGEGRSKSSGSFGRVSQTPWGKPTKCGRNQERKRKGKFK comes from the exons ATGGCTCTATGGAGAGCTCGTGCAGCTTCATCACCTCTCTTGAAGAGGCTTTTGCAACCTGCTTCTTTCCCTTCTATCAACAACGCTTTTTGCAGTTTCTCCACTG aTGTAGCTCATACTTCATTGCGGGACAAGATGACGAAACAAATGGTTCACCTTGATATCAATTTACAAGTAGGGACTTGCATGCCTCTGGCTTCTATGCGTATAGGAACATTAATCCACAACATTGAGATGAACCCAGGTCAAGGTGGAAAATTGGTTCGAGCTGCAGGAACTTGTGCCAAGATCTTGAAAGAGCCGACATCAAAATACTGTTTGTTGAAACTGCCTTCAGGAGCAGAAAAATTGATTGATTCTCGGTGCCGGGCCACAATTGGCAGAGTCTCAAACCCTAGCCATAATACTCGAACGCTTAAAAAGGCTGGGCAGAGCAGATGGTTGGGTCGAAGACCAGTGGTTCGAGGGGTGGCAATGAATCCAGTTGATCATCCTCATGGTGGAGGTGAGGGTCGCAGCAAAAGTAGTGGCTCCTTTGGAAGGGTGTCACAAACACCATGGGGCAAGCCAACTAAATGTGGCAGGAATCAAGAACGCAAGCGCAAAGGCAAATTTAAATGA